A genomic segment from Nicotiana tabacum cultivar K326 chromosome 7, ASM71507v2, whole genome shotgun sequence encodes:
- the LOC107811251 gene encoding LOW QUALITY PROTEIN: nucleoside hydrolase 3-like (The sequence of the model RefSeq protein was modified relative to this genomic sequence to represent the inferred CDS: deleted 1 base in 1 codon), with product MLYMMGRDDIVVGMGGEGGILPNGTILPNVGGYLPIIDQENGTAGYCRYRQAIPMGLGGRLDIDSSNGFRKSFLPQGKRQYSPLQQPTAQQVMIKTISSGPTVVFLIRSHTNFALFLLSNPHLKKNVEHIYIMGGGVRSQNPTGCCPKNSNSSCQPRQCGDRGNLFIDYTSNPYAEFNLYMDPFAAYQVIHSGIPVTLVPLDATNTIPITEKFFETFEKNQHTYEAKYCFESLKMARDTWFDDEFYKSFFMWDSFMSGIAASVMRKRHNPQGENEFAEMEFINITVVTSNKPYGISDGSNPFFDGHRTPKFTLERNGVHSGHVQTRLRDPFCIVKNGRGRCQDSCTKEVVGSGGVPVLVAVRAKPNRNASSVLDREFYVSFLDVLNQRKNSGKFNFSTQFPYYKENLHKPDFRGKHLGKNVVFDMDMSAGDFLALFYLLKLPVEEINLKAIIVSPTGWANAATIDSVYDLLHMMGRADIPVGLGDMFAMNQSDPVFSAVGECKYNKVIPQGSGGFLDSDTLYGLSLSLPRSPRRYTAENSVKFGAPRDTDHPEPRQPLALEVWESVVKSLDSGSKVTILTNGPLTNIAKILLAGKNYTKAFQDILIVGGHINYDNTEKGNVINVPSNRFGELNMFLDPLAAQTVLSSELNITLIPLGIQRKVSVFPKILERLHLTKRTPEAIFARRLLSRLHNLRKIHPRYQHMDTFLGEILGAVVLAGDYSVLKSTFSVKNIKVTAKGVEYEDGQITIDKKQGKSVKVLQNLDHLAYYYVFANRLSDEKQSAVVGSFHELTRIWSTPSN from the exons ATGCTTTACATGATGGGGCGTGACGACATTGTTGTTGGAATGGGAGGCGAAGGAGGAATACTTCCCAATGGTACCATTCTGCCAAATGTTGGTGGATATCTCCCTATAATTGATCAG GAAAATGGAACGGCTGGATATTGTAGATATAGACAAGCTATACCTATGGGTCTTGGAGGACGTTTGGACATCGACTCAAGCAATGGGTTCCGAAAGAGTTTCCTTCCACAG GGAAAGAGACAGTATTCGCCTCTTCAACAGCCAACAGCTCAGCAAGTGATGATCAAAACAATTTCTTCTGGTCCAACTGTAGTTTTTCTCATTAGATCACATACAAATTTTGCACTATTTCTGCTAAGTAATCCACATTTGAAGAAAAATGTTGAGCACATTTACATAATGGGAGGTGGTGTAAGGTCACAAAATCCAACAGGTTGCTGTCCTAAGAATTCCAACTCTTCTTGCCAACCTCGACAGTGTGGTGACCGTGGCAATTTATTCATAGATTACACCAGCAACCCTTATGCAGAGTTCAATTTGTATATGGATCCTTTTGCTGCTTATCAG GTGATTCATTCTGGTATTCCGGTTACTCTTGTCCCATTGGATGCCACAAACACCATTCCCATAACTGAAAAGTTTTTTGAAACTTTTGAGAAGAATCAGCACACCTATGAGGCAAAGTACTGTTTCGAGTCCCTGAAAATGGCTCGTGATACTTGGTTTGATGACGAATTCTACAAG AGTTTCTTTATGTGGGACTCATTTATGTCTGGAATAGCTGCTTCAGTCATGAGGAAACGGCACAACCCCCAAGGAGAAAATGAATTTGCAGAAATGGAGTTCATCAATATTACTGTGGTTACTTCAAATAAACCATATGGTATATCTGATGGATCAAATCCCTTTTTCGATGGCCATAGAACTCCCAAGTTCACCTTAGAACGAAATGGAGTTCACAGTGGTCATGTTCAGACTAGACTTCGTGATCCATTTTGCATAGTCAAGAATGGGAGGGGCAGATGCCAG GACAGTTGTACAAAAGAAGTTGTTGGTTCAGGAGGAGTGCCTGTTCTTGTTGCTGTAAGAGCA AAGCCTAATCGAAATGCTAGCAGTGTTTTAGACAGAGAGTTTTATGTTAGCTTTCTGGAT GTcttaaaccaaagaaaaaattcTGGAAAATTCAACTTCTCTACACAATTTCCTTATTACAAAGAAAATCTTCACAAACCAGATTTCAGGGGCAAGCATCTTGGGAAGAATGTTGTGTTTGATATGGACATGAGTGCCGGAGATTTTCTAGCTCTCTTTTATCTCCTTAAGTTACCAGTAGAAGAAATCAATCTCAAG GCTATAATTGTGAGTCCAACTGGCTGGGCGAATGCTGCAACAATTGATTCTGTGTATGATTTGCTTCATATGATGGGTCGTGCTGACATTCCCGTTGGCCTTGGAGATATGTTCGCAATGAACCAGTCTGATCCTGTTTTCTCTGCAGTTGGCGAATGTAAGTACAACAAGGTTATCCCACAAGGTAGTGGCGGATTTCTCGACTCAGACACTCTTTATGGATTATCTCTTTCTTTGCCTCGAAGTCCTCGCAG ATACACAGCTGAAAATTCTGTGAAATTTGGAGCTCCCAGGGATACTGATCATCCTGAACCCAGACAACCTCTAGCACTAGAAGTATGGGAGTCGGTGGTGAAATCACTTGATTCAGGATCCAAAGTTACCATTTTAACCAATGGCCCATTGACCAATATAGCGAAGATTCTTCTTGCAGGCAAGAACTACACCAAGGCCTTTCAG GATATACTAATTGTTGGGGGACACATCAATTATGACAACACTGAGAAGGGAAATGTGATCAATGTTCCCTCAAATAGATTTGGCGAACTGAATATGTTTCTTGACCCTCTGGCTGCACAGACAGTTTTGAGTTCAGAACTTAATATCACTCTCATTCCACTTGGCATACAGCGGAAAGTCAGTGTATTTCCTAAAATTCTTGAACGACTTCACCTGACTAAGAGGACACCGGAAGCAATCTTTGCAAGGCGTTTACTGTCACGGTTACACAACCTGAGAAAAATACATCCTAGATACCAGCATATG GATACATTTCTTGGAGAAATCCTTGGAGCAGTAGTTTTGGCTGGTGATTATTCTGTACTAAAATCTACATTTTCTGTCAAGAACATAAAAGTCACAGCTAAAGGAGTTGAATATGAAGATGGACAGATAACTATCGACAAAAAGCAAGGAAAATCAGTGAAAGTATTGCAGAATCTGGATCATTTAGCTTATTACTATGTTTTTGCAAATCGACTAAGTGATGAAAAGCAGTCTGCAGTAGTTGGAAGCTTTCATGAGCTGACAAGAATTTGGAGCACACCATCTAATTAG